GATCCTGATTAGGCTACCAGGGCAGCTATCAAAATGGAGTTAAAAACAATTTTTGTACCCAGAGTTAAAACTTCCTGTTTATTTGGCTGAGAGTCAGAACTAGAGGTGTAGCTACGACCATGTGCACACTTTGAAGTGGAGTGGCTGACTTGGGGGTTTGTTGTCTGTTTACCTGCAGTCTCACTGTAGCCAGAAAACAAGGAGAATatgagatttgttttctttgcttctgtgtaTAGACTGGATTGGCTCTTAAGGCAGGGAAAAGAATACATCTTCAGGGAGCTTGGTGGACAGAAAAACCTGATAGCCAATCCTTTGAAGATGAGAGATTAAAGACTTCCCCTTAGCTCCGTGGAGGAAGGCTTCTGGggctcccaggagctgctgtgaagGTGATCCAGGGAAAATTATGAAAGCGGTGAAGCCTGTGAGCTGGCCCCCGGAGGCCAGAGCATGGCGAGTGGAGGTGCTTGGTGCTTGAAGCATAGCTGCCTGCCTGCTTCTCCTCTTCAGTCGTGCATGTGAAATTCCCTGTATTAAAGACCCGTGAAGAAGCAGTGTGTTTGTAGGTAGGTTTTATCTTCTCCTGTGCAAGTAGTATGACTCCCTCTACTTACAGGTGGCACCAGTATCTGTTGTTCAGCTTGTTTAATGCTCTGCATTATGCCAGTTCTTCTCAGCTGTTTATAACTTGCTAAACTTAACAATCAGCATGGAAATCTTCTGTGCTGTAGTGTCTGCCTTAGTGtgatttgtggtttgttttttgttgtgttgttttttttaaaaaaaagattaatgtacatttgattttttaattttttttttatattctccaAACCACTTCTTCTGTGCTATTGCTACATGGACAGTGCCGTAGTCAAAAGAAAAGCTATAGCAAATGTTCCAGTTATCCAGCTTTTAATGAATAATGTCTCAGCTTTAACAAGTGTTGAGAATGGGTTTGGATTTTGTCTTCTGGAACAACACAGTAATGTATAGAGATATTTCTGACATGCTAGACACCAAtcctatttcttttctcttgcagcTTTTGGATTGGAGCGAGGGGATAAGAATCACCAGCAAAttgaaaagcacaaagctgcaagaTGTCGGGCCGaagtgggaagaagaaaatgtCCAAACTGTCACGCTCAAGCAGGGCGGGCGTTATTTTTCCTGTGGGGAGGATGATGCGCTACTTAAAGAAAGGAACATACAAGTACCGGATAGGTGTTGGAGCACCGGTCTACATGGCAGCTGTCATAGAGTACCTAGCAGGTAAACCAAGAGCCTGATCCTGGAAGTGCTGATCACATGCAGAAGCCAGGGATATCCATGGGATGGGATATGAACGTGTTCAGCACTTCTGCAAATCAGGGTCTGCAAGGGCAGGGTTTATTTAAATTTGCTTACAACACTGAGGAGATTCATTTGCTTATTGAAGAGGCTGAGGATGGAAATTTTCTCCTTTAGAAGCGCAATGTTTGGTTATTAGCTGGAAGGattattttttattgctttgcagAGTGAGGATTTGCATCTAGGTAGTTTCTGTCTAAGAGAAAACTGATATGAATTAGGCCTTTGGTACACCTGGATGTGagtaacaggagaaaaaaagcgcAAACCCGCCTTGTACATCTATCATGCTTTTTAAGTGAACAAACTCTGTTTCACTGGCTGCACTTCTCCTTGCAGAACAGCATCAAAAAGTTATGAAATATGGAGGttgtttatttgtattttgaaaatcttTCTGGCTTGCCTAAGTGTGTAAAGAAACTGTGTCAGGGTTTAAATCTTCCCACATACCCtgagttttctttttgctttctgaaactGACCTCAGAGGACGGCGCGAGTAACACATGGTGATACAATATACTGCAATCTACTGTGATGTATTGCACTATTTCAGACTGTCCTATGATCATATCTGCTCAGTTTCTTATTTAATTGTGGAGAATAGCACCTTAGCGAATTGTTACAACACCCGGTGCAGAGAGGATTCTGGTTTGGGTTACTTAGGTGTTACAGATCAAGACTGAGGTGCATTAGGGAATCTGTGAGGAGTCACAAGCCTGGATGGAATTAGCTGAGTGGGTTGTGTTTCGGGAGCATAGTTTATTGCCAAAGTGGCATGGATGAAACTTGAATGGAGCCTGTTTGTCTGTATAACAGCACACCAGTCTTTGTGTAAACGTTGCTGTCTTTTTTTACGTGTGAAAGCCTGTTCTAGCTACCAGACAATAAAAGCACTGTTTTGTTTCAGATGTGGAGAAAATCTGAAACAGTGATAATTTcactattaaaaaattaaatttctgatGTTGCATAACAGCATGTTACAGCAACTTCCACATATGTGCTGATTAGTTGCAGGGTgggaatcaatttttttttttttctgaggctaCTTCTGGAGTTGGAGTGGAAAAGTATTGCTTATGTGGAAGAAATGTAGACAAAATGTTCAAGCTTGCATTTATGTTCACTCCCAGCTCCTTCAAGAGATAAGTCCCGAAAAGGagctggttttaaaataaaacaaaacaccactGAAAAGCAGAATCAAAACCCAAGATGGTGAGCATCTCTCCCACTCATTcgatttaattttattcttttactaTGTAAGACCAAACATGTTTATATTGATTGATTCATCATAGAGAAAGGTCAGTTCTCTAAATGTTTCTGGAGATCTTTCACTTCATTAAGAATATATGTATACTCATATTTGCACAGTCCAGTTTTGTACATTAAAAATGAAGTCTTGTAACTGCAGAAATCTCTCTCCCAGTAGAGCTGGTGCAGTTGTGCTGTACCGGCAAAGTCCGTGGCTTGTAGAGCTTGTTTAGCTGTCTGCAACATGGAGTGCTACTCAGCAGGGGTGCTTCAGAGGCTGCAGGGAGTTAGGGGGAAAGGCAGAGACAGAGGATTTGTAGCTCTCCTGCTTTACCACAGGGATTTTCAACCTTGTTTTTGTTGGTAGGCCCCTGTATGTTTTCTAGTGGAGGTTCAGACCTCCTCAGGAATTTCGTAAACATGAATTTCTCTATAGCAAGGTGCGTTTGGTTTACCATCGATTGTGAATTGCTTGGAAGTCATCTACAGACTTCAAGATGTCTGGGTATTGCAAGATGAAAACCATAGTACATGTTTTTTTTGAAATTGTGCTAACTTTTATAACTGAATAGCATGCTGCATAATGACTCTGCTGACCTTCAGTCTGTGGGAAAaagtactctttttctttttgcactcCGCAGGGGTCCTTAGCATTCAAAGGAGTTTCTAGGATAAACATTTGGAGCTGCTTGTTCTGAGCTGTAGCAATTATTAAAAGGTGTAGTAATAAATTGTCAACAGCACATCTGGTATATGCAGCACTTTAGTAGTGCAGACTGAGTTATGGTCGTCTTTTTATAACATACAGCGCGGTGCTGTTTACCTGTTGTCTGAACTAGAAAAGTGTATGTCTTGGCTCGGCTTCTGGCTAGTAAGTGCAGTTTAGTTTAAATCATTAATATGATAAGGCCAGATTATGTGTGGGCCTAtactttgttttagaaaaaaagaatgtgtaGTCAACCAGGCAAGAAAATTGCTAGATGTGTAGGCTGGGGGCCCACATAAGTTGTAAGAGAATGCTGTTCTAAGCTGCTTGCTTCAGCAGAGAGAGAACCCAATCTTGCCTCAATGCTGTGTATATTGTAATGGAATGGAGTAATGTTTCTGAGCAAATGCCTATTGCTTGTGGATAGTGGTGTTCCCAAACCAAAGGTTCTGTGCTCTATCCAGAGTTTTGTTTGAAAAGATTACAAAGGTGGATAGTTCAATTGAAAAACAGTGTTGCAACATCTAACTCTGCATATTCCTAGTATATATGTGTGAATATATTCTTTCGTTTTTGGAAGGCTTTAGAAACAAAATGTGGTTTTCCGAGGCTGTTGTCAAAGGGGGTATTATCTACCAAACTGGTAACATTTCTTAATATCATCTGATGCTTCCTATTACAAATTCCAGTTTTCTTTCAAGGACTTGCAACTATGAAATGGTGGCTACTGAAGATGAAAGCCTGCATGCAGGGAAACTGTTTCAGGCTAAATCTGGGAGAGTGTGAATAAGGGAGTCTGGTTCTTAAACTGTTTCACAGAAGCAAGTTGAGCCATGCTTTTTTGTTAAGTTAAAACATTCATGAGAACTTCTCTGAACGCCTGGGTGCTTCTCTGCATTTGAGCAGATACAATGCTTTACAAAAGGGGAAGGGTGGTCTTTGCCATCTTGGAGAAATCTGCTCTCTTTGGCCAAGCTGTAACTTTGAAAAAACACAGGTTGCTCATGTTCAGCAGAGACTTCTTTGAATTTTAACAGCTAATATCTCCAAAGACTTGGTCCTCACTGAGCATGCTCCAGCCTCTCCTAGTTCCCAGTGCTGCCCAGACTGCCTATGCATCATCCCCCGAGAGTGACAGAGCATGCCTCAGCTTCTCAGCTCTGACATGTGCCAGGACTGCGCATGGGCCACTCCATGTGGTGGCTGAGCATGCTTCAGCCTGTGGCTACAGGTGCTCAGGAGGACTTTCCCTCTCACTGCTGTCCCCAGCTGCTTCTTGTCACAGCACTGAGAGCAGGGGGTGGGCTTTTTGTGGTCTCAGTGGTACCGTGCAGCACAGGGGAGGAAGCTCTCCGATGTGAAGGCAGAACCAACAAAAgcctcacaggggctggtggcaagAGGTCTGGGGCTGAAGGCTGGGAGTACATGAATAGGAGTTGAAGGAGAGGCTAATCCTACTTACTGTCTGTGAGGTGAGAAGGGCAGCCTGGAGTCAACTGGATAAGCAGAATAGGAGACTGGCAACAGGTTCCATATTGGGCAGAGAAGGAGTCTGGGAACAGATAATAAAATTCTGGGGAGACAATGGTAATGAGAGAAGAATATTGATGTTGGAGACAGAGCCAGGGATGGATCTGGCTAGTGGGGAGGGCTGAACTGGTGACCAGTGGGCAAATAAATAGCAAAGGGTGTCCAGAAACCCTGCCAGGGAGCTGGAGAATAAGTTGGAAAAATGGGGCATAGGACAAGGGTTGGATGAAGGGCGTGCTGATAATGAAGAACCTAGAAAGGAAGATTGAGCCTGAGTATTGCTACAACTGAGAAGAGTAGACAGCAGAAACGGAGACTGTCCAGGAAAGGCAACTGAGATAGAAGTCTTAGGTGTGGATTGCTGAGGAAAGGAGAGTGGGCTGTGGAGCTGGGAAAGCAAGTCATGGCTGGGATAAGGGCAAGGTAGATGAGGCTGGAAAGGTCAAACAGGACCAGAGCAGTCTGACTGCATTCATCCAGGGCCTAGCATGGACTGGCGATTCTCCTGTGAGCGATCAGCTGTGCACATGGTCTGTTGATGGCCTGTGTTTCTGTTGCCCTGAAGCACTGAGCCTCTTGACTAGCATCATCCAGGTGGTGCATGTACATCCTGGGCATCCTTATTCCCAGCTGCCATGTGATTCAGACTGCCTTTTGGCTTTGGTATGTGTTCTGTGTCATGAGCTACTAGATccccattttttccctttatatgcAAGATTGATTGTGGCTGCACCTCACAGCCATTATCAACACCAAATCTGCACTTTTGCTTATCAACCCCATTGTTAAAATGCCAGCAATCACCGCAGTGTATCTCAAGAAGAGGTACTTTTACCTCGACTGATTAGCTAATGTGAAGGAGATCTCATCAGTGTTCTAAGGCTTTTTTTCATAATCTGTCTATGCTGTTTTATATCTTAGGCTTGAAAATCGTATTGCAAAACTGCAGCTTAATTTCTATCCAGAAGGTTGTGTTTATTGGAACAGTGTTGGGCTCTACTGTCTTCAGACTTAAAACTCCACAAAAAATTTGCCTTGGTCCCACTGGATTTATGGACTTTGCAACAGATGCATGCCAGACCATGCTCTGAGTGTGCATGGGACTGACTAAAGTCATCATCATCTAAATCAAACATCAACTGCATGTGTCCCATAATGCACCTTCCCAAAACGGAGGCAAATAGTACAGGTGCCTCTTGCTTAGGAAGCAGAAGACATGTGAATGGTGTGCTGGTCAGAGGAACTCACAGAAGATGTCAATGGAAAGCCATCTTCTCTAAATTAGGGCAGAACACAACATCAGCAAATACCTCCTCCTTCGAAGGACATCAGCTGCCATTTCTTCTGTCCGTTTCACTCATCTGCCGTCAAGAGACAAACTGAGCAGATACTTTTCCACTTGCAAATGGAGGACGAAGGACTCCATCGTCTGATACTTCTTTTCAGAGTAAAGGTATTATTGGGTAGATTTGTACATGGTAGTGTAACAGCAACTGTCAAAACTTATCCTAAAGGGGAAGTGGAAAACAAGATAACCTGTCTGAAATCTTCCCGATTCTGCTATCAGTAATTCTCATATATTTTTATCAGTCCAGCTGAGCACTTCACAAAAACAGGCTGAGCTCAGCTGAACAAACACCTTTGGCCTGGCTATGATGCTTTTAGTTCCCAGACACTCCAAATCTGTTGATCCATCAGCTAAAGAAACCTCTTTTTCCTGCATGTCACAGGATGAGAAGATGTAATCCCATTCAGTCATAGCTTGGCTGCTGCTTGTGTTGGTTGGAAGACAGTTATGTTCTGCTCTGGTCCTGAGTGCTtaccaaacaggaaaaaaggctCCATTAATAAGACTGGGTGTTTTGTGGAGGCAGTGGACAGATCTGAGCATTACTCTGTTGACATACATTCAATGTCTGTCTGAGGCTAAGGCGAGCTGTGGAGTGCATAAACGAGCTCTTAGCCATCTGCGCTGAAGATGTCTGAAATTGAAGTTATGTTTCTAGTGTGGAGGCATCTTTGTGAATTTTGAATCTTGAGGGAAGCAAGATTATTGCAGATTTCACTTTAATTTTTAATGCCTGCTGTTGAGAGCACATAAAGTAAAATCAGCTTATGTCTAAGAATACAAGAAAGCTTGTTATAGTATAGGACTTTATTATAGGACCTGTATTCTCAGACTAGTCTTCTTGGAGCTTAGGTAAACTCAGCTGTCAAGATGTTTCTACTTGAAATGTAAAGCAGTTTCTTTAGGGATCTGTTCTTATCAGAAGAGGATGCGATAACGGAAGCCTCCAGATTTGATGTTGCATTTTGCAAGTGCCATTGTATATTCTTAAGGCTATGAGTCCCTGCCTCCAGCATTAGAAAAATATGCATATAGGCAATTGTTGGAAGGAGGTAAGGCAATTATTTACCTATGCAAATAATTGGCATCTTTTGATAAGTTATATGCATATTCCACAGTCTGCCATATGTCATCTCTGCCTTGGATTCCCTTCTTCCCGGTGTCCTGTGGTAGATGGCTGGCATTTGAGTGTTCTGCATTTTTTGCTCTTAACATTAGGCAGAGGACATTTGAGTGCACCatcaggatgctgctggccaAAGGACCCAGAACCTGGGGGAGTGGGGTGAGCACACAGGTAGCAGGATGTGCCTGTTGTTGGCACGTTTAAAAGAACTTCAGTTACCATGCAGGTAAGtatatgttgcttttttttgtcctgaTGCAGTCTTCCTTTGTTATTAGCACCAATCTGCAAAACTCACCGGAGGAGTCTGGGTCTCTTTTCTTGCTTTATGCTGGTCTGCACAATGGATGGCAATCTATTCCTGCTGTTTGCCGCTGCATTAGCTCCACTGGCAGAGGTCTGGGAGTGGGGTCTGAAacttccagccctgcagcccccacagGTGTGAATATGGCTGGGTTATGCAGGATCTCTTTTCAGTGTCCTGCTTTAAAGTCCAAGTCAAACGCTCCAAAGTTAGGAAATGCCAGAGCCAAGGTTGCTGCCCTAACTTTTAAGGTAAGACAGTGTGTATTAGTGGTGTGATGCTATTTCTGATTATCTGATTGCACACTGCTTTTTTCCTCATGGCAGTGGCCTAGTTATTGCAACCACGGTTCTAAAATTTAAGTGCTTGTCTTTGCAACTTGGATAACGTTCCTTGAAAGTTTTGCATGAATAACTGAAAATTTTCAACAGACACTGGCTGTTTCTTAAACAATTCACTGTGAATACGCACATAATTCTAAACAATGGCTTTTACATCTCCAACATTGTTAAGTATGTATGCTGTGTAGTAGTGATAACTGGATGACAAATATGCGCTTTTGTTATTCTAACTGAGCAAAATTGAAAGCTTGTATTTTTCCCATGAACCGAGAGCTAACCTCTTGTTGAAATCCTTTGGATTTTAGCCAGAGAGCATTATGTAGATTTCTACTAGATTTTTCATGAAAGTTCTTTTTATGGTAGTTACAGTTCTTGAGTTAGTTGATAAAAAGGAGTAAGATATCATTAATAGGACACTGATGGACTGTAACTTTCTTACCCTTGTTACTGCCAGGtgtaaatacaaaaacaaaaaccagaaggcAGGGACACTggatacttttaaaatgaaacaaggtGTGAATACAATTTTTATGATTATTTAGAGTAAAACATTCTCTTATCCTTCCTGCTCAGTGTTTCAGTAGAGTTCTTACATGAGAAATAACTTCCGAGTGGGGGCCAAACCGTGTAAGTAAATGAATTAAACTGGTTGCTACAGTTAAAATAAACTCGGAAAGAAGTGTCTGCGTTTCCTCTATGACAATTAGAACAAGCTCAGTGACTTTAGTCACAGTATAAATGTGATTGCAAATGTAGAGAAACTACTTTTGAAGTGACCTCCTGTTCACAGAGGTGTAGAAGGAAATTTCTACCAGTAGTTAATGCATTGAAGCTCTCATGTTGTCTCTGCTTGCCTCTAAGTCAAACTTTTCATATCTTGTTCTGAAATGAAGCTTCTCACAGATTTTCAATGCCCTTTAATGCAGAACTGCAGCATTGCCTGGCTAGTTTGCTGGCTTTCaaagtatttctttaaatgcaCCTCAGTCTTCGTCTTACCTGGTCCTGAGAATCCTTGCTGTTTTGTCAAGGTCTGGGGTTTCATTGCATGCTTTGCTGTTTTATTGTTACAGGGTTACTGGTAAATGTTGGACTGCTGATGTACCTTTTCATAGAgtgtttcttggtttttttgaAAGGGAATTCTGACTTCGGACTTGTCAAAGAAGTTATGTGAACCAAGCTTAGCATGTTTTCTGCTAGCTATCCATTAGAGATTTAGGAAGGataaattattttatgtaaaTTTACAGATACATTTAGTGTGGTTTGGTTTCTGCCTTTCTGTAGCAAAGACCATTTAAATTGGGAAACACCCCTGAAAAGGTAAATGGGTATTAAGAAGGAATGTAAAATCTGTATATAGGGTGTATTTAGGTTGCATTTTTGCTACTCATTTTTATCTCAATGCGTTTACAGCTGAAATCCTAGAATTAGCAGGAAATGCAGCACGAGACAACAAGAAAGGAAGAATTGCCCCCAGACACATCCTCCTGGCAGTTGCAAATGATGAGGAACTGAATCAGGTACCTGTTTACATTTTGGTACAAGAGTTACATGCTGTGGCATGAATGAAGCTGCTACCATGCAAGGTTAGAAACGGTGAAGTCTGACACATGAATGAGAACACAATTATTGGCAGAAGAAGACAGGACTGTGCCCACTTgaatgaaagcaaacaaaaaagaaggtTCAGAGAGATCTCATCTTAAATCTTCTGGATATAAATTTTGCTTCTTTCATAGCCTTAGAGTGTTGTTGAAGTGGGTAGACTTgatgcttaatttttttcctcaggaacaTCCAACACTTAAAGAAAATATGTCGTATGGGAGACCTTTTCCCAAAAGCTGTAGAAATGTGTGTTTTCTATTATACTGCCTGTGAGGCCCATCTTGGGTAGGGATCTGGCTCACTGCTTGCTGTTGCTGCCTCCAGGACTGCCTCCGCCTCCATACGCCCAGGTCCATTGGCACCTGGACTGTGGTTTGCAGTGCTCAGACTCTGAGGGTCACCTGTGGGATTGCTTCTGCTAAACTTGTGGAGTGAGAAGAGAGATCGTGGCATGGGTTGTGAACTGCAGCATTCAGGAGTGCCAGAAAGGTTCAGTCAGCATCAGAGGATCCCTTCTTGGTTGGCCCCATGTGAAAATGGATGGCATCATTCTCACTTTGAGAGATTCCTGCACTTAATTTGACTGCTTTCAATAACGAAAATGTGGTGCCTGTGAAGTCGTCTAGCTGTTTACAGTGAAGGGGGCTGATAAATCAAAACAGAGgccaggagagagggaaaagcaCGCTAACACTACCAGCCCATTCCCTGCTCCATGGTGCTGGTCACTGGCCTGTGAACTGGGGACTAGGTCTAGTGTTGTCCTCCACCTAATATCACAGTCCATTCCTGTTCACCTCTGAAAAACAGGTTCTTGGGGCTCATGCTTGCTTTCACCGAATCTGTTCACCTGCCAAAGAGATCTGCAACCAGTCCTTCTTTGAGCATGGCTGTTGTGTAGTCATTTTTTTAAGTGTCCTGCAGGCCCTTATCCTCTTCTCTTAGCGTCATTCACTGCTTGTGAGTCACCAAGGGCAGGTATGCAGAAAGACTGGCACTGGAAGAGAGGACAGTGATTGACCAGTACAGTAACAGAGTTCTGTGGGATGTGCTGGCTGACCTCGCCGTCACCTGCCAGGTTTCTTATGATTGTGGGTTTTCTCCCTAATAGCttctgggttttggggttttttttcatgataAAGGGACAAGGTGCAATGCTTTAGGAAGTGTGCCTTCTACTTGCATGTGTGTAATGTAGTCAGCAAAAATAGCTAGAGTACAGATGAAGAGAATCTGTAATGTGCTCCTTTACACTGCTTCTCCTTGCAGTTGCTAAAAGGTGTGACTATTGCAAGTGGAGGTGTCCTGCCCAGAATTCAGCCAGAGCTTCTAGCCAAGAAACGGGGTGCCAAAGGCAAATCTGAGACCATCCTTTCCCCTACTcctgagaagaagggaaggaaatcCATGGTGAACAAAAAGAGTGCGAAGAAGGCAAAGTCTGTCAAGGCCCGGACACCCAAAAAGGTAAGCGTGAGGCAGATGTGGGATTCCAGAGGTGTGAAAGAGGAAGTGGATCAAAACCAACTAGGATTATTAGGAGGAATAAGTCAGCGCTTCTGCATTGTTTGTTTGTAACAACTGGAAATGGGAGGTAGGACTTGATAATAGACACaccaggatttatttttttcctctgaacttTAGAAATAAAGGCGAACACACAAATTATGTAATGAATTTTCATAACAAAAACCTTTAAAGTTTTGAGGGAAATTTTTCAGATTTCCGTGTCACCTTTGCAATACTTTCTTGATAAGTGTGTAGAATCTCTTTATGTCCACACTAAGTGTGTGGCAGTGAactgtatctttaaaataaaggaggctgtattttaaaacactgtctACTTGAAAGATGTCACACCTTCAGCTTTGTACAATTACAGTATAGCTGTTGAAGATTTTTTGCTGTCCAGAGAACTTGTTCTGACATGGTACATAAATGTCATTTTGACAAGCTCTTTGTTTCATGTGTGTGTGCTCTTTGTTTCTTAGGTGTGCTGTTGTTAATAGTTTTTAAGAGTTGCAAGAAGAGTAAAGGGGTTGGAACTTGGCCACTGCGCCTTCCCTTGCAGTTGCCAATCCTCTGTTCAGAATCCAAAATGGTTTAATTTGGTAAAGCAGTAACCCAGATCAGTGCTCTTGGTTTGTCGTTCCAGAGCATGCATCTTAAAACACTGCTAAATTTTTGATTGGGTAGGATTAAACGATATTAAGCTTTGACCTCAGCTTACTGAACTTGTGTTAAGCACATCTTTCTGGATGCCTCTAAGCTTTAATGTGTTTCCATAGCTGAAAATATGcagaaacaacttttaaaaagaaaacaaagttgctTAATGGGGTCCTTAACAGGATGCCTCTAGATATTGATCTCAGCTACCAACTTTGAATTGTGCACATGCAGAGTTTGGAACTTGTTAGGAAGGGTTAGCTTCTTGACGTACCTTAAAGCAAATCTTGAGAGACATGAGGAGATGCTCCTGCAGCCCTGGTAGGAGTAGGTTTCCTACACCTGGAGCTAGGCTGCATGAAGGAGTGTGTCCCACAAAGGGGATTTTGTATTCGAACTTCagctattaaatatttcattttgtcatTCTGACTGCTTGTGTGGAGGTGTGCTTGCTCACTCCTGTCAATATGAATTCAGATTTATGATTTATTAGCTGAGACTTATGACTTTTTTTCAGCTCAGAAAGTTGCATTTTCCTTCAGATTGGGGCATTTGACTGGGTTACTGTTTGATTTAGTATGAGCTCTGCTCTGTTACCAGCAAAAATAAACTAGCACCCACCCATAAGTACAACCTTAATTGTTAGTAAAACTACAGATGGATGTGGGTGCACCGACTCTTAATGTGACTACAGACGTATGTAATGCCTCAGATGAACCACTGATGTTTTAGCGGTGTATAAACAGTGAAGACCTCTGTTATATAATCTTTGGGGAGTAAAAGGCTATAAGTAATATATCGATCTGAGAAGATGAGGTTTGTAGTAACTGATTAAATCTATCCATTATTGAATAATGGGAAatgttgattttctttcttttttttttttcctttgagagttgttgcttttttctccccccaaatagaacaaacaaaaagacaatgaaaaagaAGGAGCTTCAAATTCAACATCTGAAGATGGACCCGGGGATGGTTTCACTATCTTGTCCTCCAAGAGCCTTGTGCCAGGACAAAAGGTAATACAAATTTATAAGAGATTGGGATCACAGCAATGAAGCCTAGCAGAAATGGGTGGATGCTTTTGATCTAACATCAGTACAAAATCTTCTCTACGTTCTCCCTTAGTAGTCTCAAATTTAATGTCAAAAC
This sequence is a window from Opisthocomus hoazin isolate bOpiHoa1 chromosome 6, bOpiHoa1.hap1, whole genome shotgun sequence. Protein-coding genes within it:
- the MACROH2A2 gene encoding core histone macro-H2A.2, encoding MSGRSGKKKMSKLSRSSRAGVIFPVGRMMRYLKKGTYKYRIGVGAPVYMAAVIEYLAAEILELAGNAARDNKKGRIAPRHILLAVANDEELNQLLKGVTIASGGVLPRIQPELLAKKRGAKGKSETILSPTPEKKGRKSMVNKKSAKKAKSVKARTPKKNKQKDNEKEGASNSTSEDGPGDGFTILSSKSLVPGQKLSLTQSDISHIGSMKVEGIVHPTTAEIDLKEEIGKALEKAGGKEFLETVKELRKSQGPLEVAEAALTQSSGLAAKFVIHCHIPQWGSDKCEEQLEETIKNCLTAAEDKKLKSVAFPPFPSGRNCFPKQTAAQVTLRAISTHFDGTSSSSLKNIYFLLFDSESIGIYVQEMAKLDTK